In a genomic window of Piliocolobus tephrosceles isolate RC106 chromosome 1, ASM277652v3, whole genome shotgun sequence:
- the RBBP4 gene encoding histone-binding protein RBBP4: MADKEAAFDDAVEERVINEEYKIWKKNTPFLYDLVMTHALEWPSLTAQWLPDVTRPEGKDFSIHRLVLGTHTSDEQNHLVIASVQLPNDDAQFDASHYDSEKGEFGGFGSVSGKIEIEIKINHEGEVNRARYMPQNPCIIATKTPSSDVLVFDYTKHPSKPDPSGECNPDLRLRGHQKEGYGLSWNPNLSGHLLSASDDHTICLWDISAVPKEGKVVDAKTIFTGHTAVVEDVSWHLLHESLFGSVADDQKLMIWDTRSNNTSKPSHSVDAHTAEVNCLSFNPYSEFILATGSADKTVALWDLRNLKLKLHSFESHKDEIFQVQWSPHNETILASSGTDRRLNVWDLSKIGEEQSPEDAEDGPPELLFIHGGHTAKISDFSWNPNEPWVICSVSEDNIMQVWQMAENIYNDEDPEGSVDPEGQGS; the protein is encoded by the exons ATGGCCGACAAGGAAG cagCGTTCGACGACGCAGTGGAAGAACGAGTGATCAACGAGGaatataaaatatggaaaaagaacaCCCCTTTTCTTTATGATTTGGTGATGACCCATGCTCTGGAGTGGCCCAGCCTAACTGCCCAGTGGCTTCCAGATGTAACCAG ACCAGAAGGGAAAGATTTCAGCATTCATCGACTTGTCCTGGGGACACACACATCGGATGAACAAAACCATCTTGTTATAGCCAGTGTGCAACTCCCTAATGATGATGCTCAGTTTGATGCGTCACACTACGACAGTGAGAAAGGAG AATTTGGAGGTTTTGGTTCAGTTAGTggaaaaattgaaatagaaatcaAGATCAACCATGAAGGAGAAGTAAACAGGGCCCGTTATATGCCCCAGAACCCTTGTATCATCGCAACAAAGACTCCTTCCAGTGATGTTCTTGTCTTCGACTATACAAAACATCCTTCTAAACCAG ATCCTTCTGGAGAGTGCAACCCAGACTTGCGTCTCCGTGGACATCAAAAGGAAGGCTATGGGCTTTCTTGGAACCCAAATCTCAGTGGGCACTTACTTAGTGCTTCAGATGACCAC accATCTGCCTGTGGGACATCAGTGCTGTTCCAAAGGAGGGAAAAGTGGTGGATGCGAAGACCATCTTTACAGGGCATACGGCAGTAGTAGAAGATGTTTCCTGGCATCTGCTCCATGAGTCTCTGTTTGGGTCAGTTGCTGATGATCAGAAACTTATGAT tTGGGATACTCGTTCAAACAATACTTCCAAACCAAGCCACTCAGTTGACGCTCACACTGCTGAAGTGAACTGCCTTTCTTTCAATCCTTATAGTGAGTTCATTCTTGCCACAGGATCAGCTGACAAg ACTGTTGCCTTGTGGGATCTGAGAAATCTGAAACTTAAGTTGCATTCCTTTGAGTCACATAAGGATGAAATATTCCAG GTTCAGTGGTCACCTCACAATGAGACTATTTTGGCTTCCAGTGGTACTGATCGCAGACTGAATGTCTGGGATTTAAG TAAAATTGGAGAGGAACAATCCCCAGAAGATGCAGAAGACGGGCCACCAGAGTTGTTG tTTATTCATGGTGGTCACACTGCCAAGATATCTGATTTCTCCTGGAATCCCAATGAACCTTGGGTGATTTGTTCTGTATCAGAAGACAATATCATGCAAGTGTGGCAAATG GCAGAGAACATTTATAATGATGAAGACCCTGAAGGAAGCGTGGATCCAGAAGGACAGGGGTCCTAG